The Maniola hyperantus chromosome 9, iAphHyp1.2, whole genome shotgun sequence genome includes a region encoding these proteins:
- the LOC117984905 gene encoding WASH complex subunit 2-like: MEADTASLRKAAPNWNLAGDKQLLEMLQKIHLKIMTKCEEANVKLDAMVDALDNASIDLQNVNNKFMALSNSQFVESRVYDYDVDVSTEESVAKVESPKVDAESEIAKLKSSLQKLEQMHEPVHILDSDSSDDEDDGRIILKPKEIYSHRPLPYIIGSQAWKNKWHAGLIQEESDSDSSVSKQDNIGIYNDEYSESEPETAPTDKLAHRTISSSSMESELTSQPQATSEVPRQPAKPADIAAELARRLGGQHEQLPASDTVPIETPPEPTTKKVYRVEKPAPTTIFADEPPPLDDYQSYKSDYTDDDDIFAELHKKPNPNANRSQNRAAKDLFGGLNDNIVDDLFGEVETRDNDIGNVDYQDEKASASGREKTPLFNESQESNLVIEKPVPKQRPIETKAEAEGAVKKPVGGISLFGTNKGAESIGAAILKRNQRKSSTSDEDTSNTENKEKTKTNEEPVNKIIEDLFNKPSKMMTKKKEIKRKEEPEKVKPAKDKIDLFSDNLFDDIDDIFTTNIVTKPKDHKLQKSIFDDDDLFADITIKKPEKHSNKSDTKNVFDSNDDLFNENENSLNTEVKIPSNPINVDINDIAEETLNAKVESDKKSKQTAHKSLFDDDSEDDLFSDVKTVRKISKSQNPKIDNVKEAEVTLGSENKSSNTKTVTNDVNNLSNKSESKSLLKSINSKTQLESPSLFDDDEFDDLFTASTKLSTEQNNLSNLEDVEHIIIEDAKNTENIESNKTMRKEVIPQINDNNAHSENKISESRDIIAKSNILVDETNKGHILDDKDKAKLSQPEENFADVNDEEILDQKQDTRISYFADVDDNSKKSEQLKHSETLNEDVENILPPDSIPECSKLESTEPSILNDIFPDMPPEFEKPLEPKKSKNVNALFDDDSDDEALFFKKNEAVSDEKPELNFSGDRFGIFHDEPPEIDIDFSQKPLKNNINTLGELTDDDLFGSSPSLQAQHTVKNVEIDNIKEVNDSHKNVFLIDDDKLMNVVDITKLIEDSKESDKNQEINVSKLLESFEENTKMDSSEDISDKPKVSESEMLANEDLIDEIEPVKSIGKLKPMNFNINVNSLLPGASLKKSKTSEETDGQAISTKSNEELNIHSFEKTESKMVKSVSFDGDPDSEILDNNFSKQRAKIQVKRRPSSRRARLEAVRKSRIELASDSTDNSSSFDEPPNKEVVNRERLEATVDSNMTQTKSSSDTFKENRSTSDIPTSTNVISPWPKTLHIERDNFIDTKTTQADIKSKVVYILNDEDIFNDIHPKQEDNNESKKVQIENVLNVVDDDDESLFKTPNISTLGKAYENKTVYSSDDLKPEPKTTVSKGSLQKASGNVTDNLPKTKKSLFDDLSDDENELFGGSKKPPVQKANTFDSDSEGELFVKSKRDSTTVELKKETVKGSLFGDESDDDSDLFGVKAKKTSGNVRQNIRKPKEVAAKTSEPVFEDPLSMFGDAS; the protein is encoded by the exons ATGGAGGCAGACACAGCGTCTCTCCGTAAGGCAGCTCCAAACTGGAACTTAGCTGGAGACAAGCAGTTACTGGAAATGCTACAGAAAATACATCTG AAAATAATGACAAAATGTGAGGAGGCTAATGTGAAATTGGATGCTATGGTAGATGCGCTTGATAATGCCAGTATAGATctacaaaatgtaaataataa ATTCATGGCTTTGAGTAACAGTCAATTTGTGGAAAGCAGAGTTTACGATTATGATGTTGATGTCTCAACTGAAGAAAGCGTTGCAAag GTTGAATCACCTAAAGTAGATGCAGAGAGTGAAATAGCAAAATTAAAGAGCAGTTTACAGAAATTAGAGCAAATGCATGAACCTGTTCACATATTGGACAGTGACAGTtctgatgatgaagatgatggaAG aataatattaaaaccAAAAGAGATTTATTCACATCGCCCACTGCCGTACATCATTGGCTCACAAGCTTGGAAGAACAAGTGGCATGCCG GGCTGATACAAGAGGAGAGTGACAGTGACAGTTCAGTATCTAAACAAGACAATATCGGGATATATAATGATGAATATTCAGAATCTGAGCCAGAAACAGCACCGACGGATAAACTTGCACACAGAACG ATATCATCTTCATCAATGGAATCGGAGTTGACGTCACAACCACAAGCAACCAGTGAGGTTCCCAGGCAACCAGCGAAACCTGCCGATATTGCCGCGGAATTGGCGAGGCGATTGGGAGGCCAACATGAACAG TTGCCTGCTAGTGACACTGTGCCTATAGAGACTCCTCCTGAGCCGACAACCAAAAAGGTTTATAGAGTGGAGAAACCTGCTCcaa ctacAATTTTCGCCGACGAACCGCCACCTCTAGATGACTATCAATCCTACAAATCCGACTACACGGACGACGATGATATATTCGCGGAGTTGCATAAGAAACCTAATCCCAATGCAAATAGAAGTCAGAATCGTGCGGCCAAGGATTTGTTTGGTGGTCTCAATGATAATATCGTCGATGATCTGTTCGGTGAAGTGGAAACCCGTGACAATGATATAGGAAATGTGGACTATCAAGATGAAAAA GCAAGTGCCAGTGGCAGGGAGAAAACACCTCTATTTAATGAGAGCCAGGAATCAAATTTGGTCATCGAAAAACCTGTGCCTAAACAGAGACCAATAGAAACCAAAGCTGAGGCTGAAGGTGcagttaaa AAACCAGTTGGTGGTATATCTCTATTTGGAACCAACAAAGGTGCAGAAAGCATTGGTGCAGCCATTTTGAAgagaaatcaaagaaaatcttCAACTTCTGATGAAGACACAAGTAATacagaaaataaagaaaaaacaaaaacaaatgaaGAACCAGTGAATAAAATAATCGAAGACTTATTTAATAAACCTTCGAAGATGATGACTAAGAAGAAGGAAATCAAAAGAAAGGAAGAGCCTGAAAAAGTTAAACCTGCGAAAGATAAAATAGATCTATTTAGTGATAACCTTTTCGACGATATTGATGATATTTTTACTACAAATATTGTTACTAAACCGAAAGACCATAAACTTCAAAAATCTATTTTCGATGATGACGATCTATTTGCCGATATAACTATAAAGAAGCCTGAGAAACATAGTAATAAAAGTGATACAAAAAATGTGTTTGATAGCAATGATGATTTATTTAACGAAAATGAAAATAGTTTAAACACTGAAGTTAAAATTCCTAGTAATCCTATAAATGTTGACATAAATGATATTGCCGAAGAAACTCTTAATGCTAAAGTGGAAAGTGATAAGAAATCAAAACAAACTGCgcataaaagtttatttgatgaTGACAGTGAAGATGATCTATTTTCAGATGTCAAAACAGTCCGTAAAATTAGCAAGTCTCAAAATCCTAAAATTGATAATGTTAAAGAGGCGGAAGTGACATTAGGAAGTGAAAATAAATCTTCGAATACAAAAACTGTAACAAACGatgtaaataacttatcgaataAATCAGAAAgcaaaagtttattaaaatcaaTTAATTCAAAAACTCAATTAGAAAGCCCTTCTCTTTTTGATGACGATGAATTCGATGATTTATTTACTGCATCAACAAAATTAAGTACTGAACAAAATAACTTAAGCAATCTAGAAGACgttgaacatattattattgaagaTGCAAAAAACACAGAAAATATTGAATCAAATAAAACCATGCGTAAAGAAGTAATACCAcagataaatgataataatgcaCATagcgaaaataaaatttcagaaTCACGTGATATTATTGCAAAAAGTAATATACTGGTAGATGAAACAAACAAAGGTCATATTTTAGATGATAAAGATAAGGCTAAATTATCACAACCTGAAGAAAATTTTGCCGATGTAAACGACGAAGAGATATTAGACCAAAAACAAGATACTAGAATTTCATACTTTGCAGATGTAGATGATAATTCTAAAAAATCAGAGCAATTAAAACATTCTGAAACTTTAAATGAAGATGTTGAAAATATTCTACCCCCAGATTCAATACCCGAATGCTCAAAATTGGAGTCTACCGAACCAAGCATATTAAATGATATATTTCCCGATATGCCTCCTGAGTTTGAAAAACCTTTAGAACCAAAGAAAAGTAAAAACGTAAACGCTTTATTCGATGATGATTCTGACGATGAAGCGctgttttttaaaaagaatgaaGCTGTAAGTGATGAAAAACCAGAACTGAATTTTAGTGGTGATAGATTTGGAATATTTCATGATGAGCCGCCTGAGATTGATATAGATTTTTCTCAGAAACCTTTAAAAAATAACATCAACACTTTAGGTGAACTGACTGATGATGACTTATTTGGAAGTTCGCCTTCATTACAAGCACAACATACAGTCAAAAATGTTGAAATAGATAATATCAAAGAAGTAAATGATTCAcataaaaatgtatttctaaTTGATGACGATAAGTTGATGAATGTAGTTGATATCACAAAACTAATTGAAGATTCCAAAGAAAGTGACAAAAACCAGGAAATAAATGTTTCCAAACTTCTAGAAAGCTTCGAAGAAAATACTAAAATGGATTCGTCCGAAGACATAAGTGACAAACCAAAAGTTAGCGAATCTGAAATGCTTGCAAATGAAGATCTAATAGACGAAATTGAACCAGTAAAATCAATAGGAAAATTAAAGCCCATGAATTTCAATATAAACGTAAACAGTTTACTTCCTGGAGCTTCTTTAAAGAAGTCAAAAACAAGCGAAGAAACTGACGGTCAGGCTATATCGACAAAAAGTAATGAAGAATTAAATATACATAGTTTTGAAAAGACTGAATCGAAAATGGTGAAATCCGTTAGTTTCGACGGAGATCCAGACTCAGaaattttagataataatttctCAAAGCAAAGAGCGAAAATTCAAGTCAAACGACGACCATCTTCTAGGAGAGCTCGATTAGAAGCAGTTAGAAAATCACGGATTGAACTTGCATCAGATTCCACTGATAATTCTAGTTCTTTTGATGAACCTCCTAATAAAGAAGTAGTTAATAGAGAAAGGCTTGAAGCCACAGTTGATTCAAATATGACACAAACAAAATCTAGTAGTGACACTTTTAAAGAAAATAGAAGTACATCAGATATTCCAACTTCTACAAATGTAATTAGTCCTTGGCCAAAAACGTTACATATAGAAAGAGATAATTTTATTGATACAAAAACCACTCAAGCAGACATTAAATCAAAAgtagtttatattttaaatgacGAAGACATATTTAATGATATCCATCCTAAACAAGAAGACAATAATGAAAGTAAAAAGGTGCAGATTGAAAACGTACTCAACGTTGTCGACGACGATGATGaaagtttattcaaaacacCCAATATATCGACTTTAGGTAAAGCTTATGAAAATAAAACTGTATACAGCTCAGATGACCTAAAACCAGAGCCCAAAACCACTGTGTCAAAAGGAAGTTTACAAAAAGCTAGTGGAAATGTAACAGATAATTTACCTAAAACTAAAAAGTCACTTTTTGATGATCTAAGTGACGATGAAAATGAATTATTCGGTGGTAGCAAAAAGCCCCCAGTACAAAAAGCTAATACATTTGATTCTGATAGCGAGGGTGAATTATTCGTTAAGAGTAAAAGAGATAGCACAACTGTTGAACTTAAAAAAGAGACTGTTAAAGGATCCCTATTTGGCGATGAGAGTGATGACGACAGTGATTTGTTTGGTGTTAAAGCAAAAAAAACATCAG GAAATGTAAGACAAAATATACGAAAACCAAAAGAAGTGGCAGCTAAAACATCGGAGCCAGTTTTTGAAGACCCCTTATCTATGTTTGGTGATGCCAGCTGA